From the genome of Candidatus Zixiibacteriota bacterium:
CCGGCCACGATCCGCCTCGGCGCGTCCTTCCGCACCATTGGCTTCTCTACCTTCTCGATGGCCGCAGCCAAGACCGAAGGGGAATCAACCGTCCTCGGCGCTGGACTGGAATACCAGTACAGCCATATGCTGGCGCTCCGTGCCGGCTACAACGGCGCTCTCGAATCCAGCGACAACACTGCCGACGGCCTGTCGCTTGGCGCTGGTCTACATCTCGGTCAGATGGGCTTCGACTACTCCTATCGTCCGACCGCCTCGCAGGAAGGCGTGCATCAGATCACTGCCTCGCTTCGATTCGGCCGTTAGTTTCAGCCATCACATCAATTCGCACCGTTGATTTCAAAGCGGAAAAGCCCCGTGAATCGCCCTTGAAATCCCCAAAACGTCATCTCCTGACTGTGCAACTCTCTGCAGCAAATGTGCTATCTCATAATGCCAGATCAGGTTATGTTAGTGAATGATTAAACAGCATAACAATTGCGGATTTTATGTGATAGTTAATCAATTCCCCATAACTCCTAATTGAACAAAGAGATATAGCTATTGACGATAGACCTATCGTCGATATCCTCATCCGTAAAGTTTATAATCTGTTGTTGGCAAAGGAATTGCTCTAATCAGGGGGAACTCTACTGTTACTGGCCAAGAGTAACCAAGGAGAATTGATAGATGCAGTACATGAAGGACAGAAACGAGGCTGAGAAGTACTATAAAGCCACTTCGGCAGCCAGCTACCATTCGGAAGCTGTCATCGACGACCGGTTTGGCTGGTCGACGATTTCCGGCCTTCGCGAAGCGTGGAATTCTGTCGTGCGTTCGTCTCGCATCTTCATCGGGGAGCACGTCCTGTCCAACGCTTTCGTGTTGGCGTTTTTGGCCTCGGCCGGCGCCAATTCACACGCCGCAAGTTCAGGATCGTCCAGGGTTATCAATCGACTTCAGTTTGCCTTTAACTGGACGATTGCGTTAGTCGGCCTGATGTGCCTGCTGCCGCTGTTTGCCGTCATCGCGCTGGCGATCAAGTTGGATTCGCCCGGCCCGGTGTTCTACAAGCAGGAACGCGTCGGCCTCAACCGCCGCCGCCGCGATCGTCGTCAGCGTCCCGATGAAGTTCTGCTGTGCCACCGCCGCGAAGACCGCCGCCAGAAGAATTTGTTCGGGAAGCCGTTCCGCGTTTACAAGTTTCGCTCGATGTATATCGACGCCGAGAAGCGTTGCGGTCCGATCTGGGCGACCAAGAACGACCCGCGCATCACGCGCCTCGGCCGCATCCTGCGCAAGACCCGGCTTGACGAATTCCCGCAGTTGATCAATGTCCTCCGCGGCGAGATGTCAATCGTTGGTCCACGCCCGGAACGGCCTTTCTTTATCGAGCAACTCAAGGATGAGGTCCCGAACTATACCAAGCGTCTGGCCGTGCTGCCCGGCATCACCGGCCTGGCTCAAGTGGAGGGCGGCTACGATCAGTCGCTCGACGACGTCAAGAAGAAAGTCAATCGCGACCTCGAGTACATCCATAAGTGCAGCATTCGCCAGGACGTGCTGATCATGTTCCGCACCGTCGGCGTCATGCTCGGCATGCGCGGGATGTAATCTCTTTCCATTGCAGTCGTATTCAAAATCGCTCCGCAGGGTTTTTGGTCAAAAAACCTTGCGGAGCTTTTAAAGTCTTCTATATTCTGCCGATATGAAAACAGTGAAACTAATTATCGGAAAATGGGTTGCGATCTCCTTCGGCGTTTGGCTCGGATGCTGTGCGCCGCTGTTGGCGCAATCCGCAGGACCCACGATCAATGTGACTTCCGAGCCCTCCGGCGTCACCGTGATTCTCACCGGCGACCTCACCGTGGCCGGCGTCACGCCGACTTCGTTCTCGCAGCGCCTCGCCGGCCTCTACAAGATCACCGCCTTTCGCGACGGCTACGAGACGCATAATTCCAGTATCGTGTTCTCGGGCCGTGATGCCACTTCGATCAATATTCAGTTGCGCCCGAAGACGCGCGTGCGCGCCGGCGTGCGCTCACTGATCATCCCAGGCTGGGGCCAGCGCTATTACGGCGCCAAGACCAAGGGCGCGCTGATGACGGCCGGAGCCCTCGTCGGCGGCCTGACCGTCGGCATCCTGCATCTGAAATTCGACAGCGAACGCGACGAGTACTTCGACTTTCTCAACCAGTTTAACTCCAAACGCACGGTGGCCGAACGCGAGGCCATGCTGCCCCAGTTATATCAAGAGCAGAAAGAAGCTTACGACGCCGAACAAGCGCGCAATCTCGGCGGCGCCATCCTGGCCGGATTCTGGATCTACAATTTCCTCGACGCCGTGCTGTTCTTCCCCGACTATGGAATCCAGGTGTCCGGCGCTAATCTCAGCCTGGCGCCGAAGTACGACGGCGAAATGGTGCTGCTAACAGGGAAGGTCACATTCTGATGAATCGGATTTCATTGCCTACTATCGGCGGGGCGCTGGTGCTGCTGGTCGGACTGCTCCTGCTCACCGGCTGCTCCGAAGAAATCGCCAAACCGGTACAGACCGATACGATTGCCGGCGCGCCGGAAATTCCACGCAACCTGCAAACCGCCGTCGGCGACGCCCAGGTGATTCTCACCTGGACCGTCAATGATCCGGCTAAAATCGCCCGTTATCTGATCTATCGCGGCGACACGGCAAGCCTGACACCGCAGATCATCGATTCAACAACGCAGCGCACATACACCGACAACGGCCTCCGCAATGGCGCGCGCTACATCTACGTGATATCCGCCGTCAATTCCAGCGGCTTGGAAAGCCGGCCCTCCGCGCCGGTGACGGCAACACCCAACCTCTTTGGCGTCACCGTCAATAACGGCGATCGGTTCACTAATAACGCAACCGTCGTCGTCTCGTTCGCCGCACCGATCTCGACCAAACTGGTGATGATCGGCAACGACCAGCAGTTTACCGGCTCCCAATGGACGAATTTCACCGCGACCCGGCAATGGCAACTCCCCAGCGGCGACGGGCTCAAAACCGTCTACGCGCGTTTCCTGGACGCGGAAAATAACGAAGTCCTCGGTGTTGTCAGCGATGACATCACCCTCGACACCCGCGCCTTCATCTCGGCCGTGACGGAAAATTCCGGCGGGGCAGTGCTGACCTCCGGCGACGAGGTCGTTCTCACCCTCGATGCCGGCGAAACCGATGGAACCGCAACCGTAGCCATCCAGAACGTCGCGACGGTCGAGCTGTTCGACCTCAATCCGGAATCCGGCGATGCCGCAGCCGACGGCGTCTACCACGCCGTGTTCGTCGTGCCGGCCGGGGTCGATGTCATCGACGCCACCGTCACCGGCGAGTTTACCGATGCGGCCGGCAATGCCGCGGCTGCGCGAGGGGCGACCACCCTGATCACGATCGCCAACCCGCCGGCGGCCGCCATCCTGAGCGCCGCCGCCGCTTCGGAAGAAGAAATCGAATTGACCTGGACCCGCTCTAGCGCGAGCGATTTTCAGAATTATCAACTCTACCGCTCGGAAACCAGCACGGTTGACCGCAACTCAAAACTGATCCGCACCGAGACCAACGTTGCGACAACCAGCTTCCGCGACAGTAACCTGGAACCGGGCAAAGCGTATCACTATACGATCTACACGTCAGACCGCTCCGGGCTGAGCACAAAGGGAAACAATGTCACCGCGACCACCGTCGCCAACGAGAATCCCGACGGCGTTACGCTGTTCAAGTCTGACGAGGATACCACCAGCATCGCGCTCGGCTGGACGCCGAACGTCGATGAGGACTTCGCCTCGTACCGGATATACCGCTCGGTGAATTCGCCGGTCTCGACGACCAGCGCCGCCAATCTCGTCGGGGTTGTGACCAATGCCGCCGTCCTGGCCTTTACCGACACGAACATCAGCGCCGGCGAGCAATTCTATTATGCCGTGGTGGTCTATGACAAGTACGGAGCGCGTTCAGTAACATCTAATGAGGTGCGGGGTCCGAATCCGTAGGCTGTTGTGACTGCTCTCGATCGGCTCAATTTTATCATCGCCACCTATGGCCGTCTGATCGCCGGACTATTCAACTTTCGGCTCTGGCCGCCCTTTCTGGTTTATTTCATCCTGCTCGCCGCCATCATCCTGATGATCGCCGGTCAATTTGCGCCCGGGATGTCGTGGATGATCGCCCTCAACACCTGGGTTGCCGGCAGTGGTGTCTTGCACTATCCCCAGCACTATTCCTACCTGCCGTATTCCTTCGAGCGAATGAGCATCCTGCCGTCGCTGCTCCTCGAATCACTCCTGACGGCAGCCGCGATCGTCATGTTCGCCGCCTATTTCCGGCGCGAACGAGTGAAGTTCTTTGGCGCGCTGCGGGAAGTGATGCCGTCTTACCTCAAGATTCTCGTCATCTGGGTCGTCAACTTTCTCTTGGTCTATTTGCTCTTCAAGGCGCTGCCCGGCTTGTTCTCAGACTTCATCCAGGGCGCGCCGCGCCGGCAGCTGGCGCTGTACGTCGGTCTGCGCGGCTTGGCGGTCCTGCTGACTTCACTCTTCATCTATGCTTTGCCCTTGCTGTTGATCAAACGGCGCAGCTTGTCGCAGTCGTTTACCGGCAGCTTTGCGCTCTTCTTTCGCAGCTTCTTTACGACCGTCATCTTTGTCGGCCTCCCGCAGCTTCTCGTCCTGCCGCTGGTCTACACGCTGCAAAATACCGGCAGCATCGTCGACAAGTTCAATCCGGACGTAATCGTCTGGCTCACCGGTGCGCTGGCTC
Proteins encoded in this window:
- a CDS encoding sugar transferase; translation: MKDRNEAEKYYKATSAASYHSEAVIDDRFGWSTISGLREAWNSVVRSSRIFIGEHVLSNAFVLAFLASAGANSHAASSGSSRVINRLQFAFNWTIALVGLMCLLPLFAVIALAIKLDSPGPVFYKQERVGLNRRRRDRRQRPDEVLLCHRREDRRQKNLFGKPFRVYKFRSMYIDAEKRCGPIWATKNDPRITRLGRILRKTRLDEFPQLINVLRGEMSIVGPRPERPFFIEQLKDEVPNYTKRLAVLPGITGLAQVEGGYDQSLDDVKKKVNRDLEYIHKCSIRQDVLIMFRTVGVMLGMRGM
- a CDS encoding PEGA domain-containing protein yields the protein MKLIIGKWVAISFGVWLGCCAPLLAQSAGPTINVTSEPSGVTVILTGDLTVAGVTPTSFSQRLAGLYKITAFRDGYETHNSSIVFSGRDATSINIQLRPKTRVRAGVRSLIIPGWGQRYYGAKTKGALMTAGALVGGLTVGILHLKFDSERDEYFDFLNQFNSKRTVAEREAMLPQLYQEQKEAYDAEQARNLGGAILAGFWIYNFLDAVLFFPDYGIQVSGANLSLAPKYDGEMVLLTGKVTF
- a CDS encoding fibronectin type III domain-containing protein — translated: MNRISLPTIGGALVLLVGLLLLTGCSEEIAKPVQTDTIAGAPEIPRNLQTAVGDAQVILTWTVNDPAKIARYLIYRGDTASLTPQIIDSTTQRTYTDNGLRNGARYIYVISAVNSSGLESRPSAPVTATPNLFGVTVNNGDRFTNNATVVVSFAAPISTKLVMIGNDQQFTGSQWTNFTATRQWQLPSGDGLKTVYARFLDAENNEVLGVVSDDITLDTRAFISAVTENSGGAVLTSGDEVVLTLDAGETDGTATVAIQNVATVELFDLNPESGDAAADGVYHAVFVVPAGVDVIDATVTGEFTDAAGNAAAARGATTLITIANPPAAAILSAAAASEEEIELTWTRSSASDFQNYQLYRSETSTVDRNSKLIRTETNVATTSFRDSNLEPGKAYHYTIYTSDRSGLSTKGNNVTATTVANENPDGVTLFKSDEDTTSIALGWTPNVDEDFASYRIYRSVNSPVSTTSAANLVGVVTNAAVLAFTDTNISAGEQFYYAVVVYDKYGARSVTSNEVRGPNP